One Polyangiaceae bacterium DNA window includes the following coding sequences:
- a CDS encoding aryl-sulfate sulfotransferase has translation MFAGLTLAGCSSDKPPASLVLDAHIYQNPNPTVPLAAILHIKTDEPTTVHIQVSGTAHPVHADFRASTTVHDIPVIGLAPGKTNSIVVTVESAARRKETTTLTFDAPALPADFPPLEILTSDPVSMEPGWTLFNVFQFDPQHAGVVVPMGWLVIVNAAGEVVWYHRPPVVPGEARQLSNGHLLYEYSHLGLVEIDMLGNAVAQWQAAALKTPVLPGATPVDTATMHHDMAQMPNGHFLTLSTTAVMMSHYPTSEIDPEAPPGKATVIVDNVVEFDRKGTIVRTWDMSDMLDLKRIGYDSSSPFWDVFYPGHAGGTKDWSHANGIAYSEEDDSIVVSLRNQDAIVKFSRETGKLAWIFAPPANWKSPWQELLLSPASQLEWPYHQHAPKLGPNGKLLLFDNGNCRASPFEVRVPAEQNHSRVVEFRIDEAAKTVTQEWSYGGSDTEIFYSPFLGEGDWMPTTGNILVADGGHVVDEHGTPSDSIILGHKWARIFEVTREDKPRKVFEIRIKAANTAGFGGWSIYRAERIPHLYP, from the coding sequence ATGTTCGCCGGTCTAACGCTGGCTGGATGCAGTAGTGACAAACCCCCGGCTTCGCTCGTTCTCGACGCGCACATCTATCAAAACCCGAATCCAACTGTTCCTCTGGCGGCGATTTTGCACATCAAGACGGACGAACCGACGACGGTCCACATCCAAGTCAGCGGTACAGCCCATCCCGTGCATGCGGACTTCCGCGCGTCGACGACCGTGCACGACATCCCCGTGATCGGACTTGCTCCTGGTAAAACGAATTCAATCGTCGTAACGGTCGAAAGCGCAGCAAGGCGGAAGGAGACGACGACGTTGACGTTCGATGCGCCCGCGCTTCCTGCCGATTTTCCGCCCCTGGAAATCCTGACGAGCGATCCGGTGTCGATGGAGCCGGGATGGACGCTGTTCAATGTTTTTCAATTCGATCCGCAGCATGCAGGCGTGGTCGTGCCGATGGGGTGGCTCGTCATCGTGAATGCCGCCGGTGAAGTCGTATGGTATCATAGGCCGCCGGTCGTGCCGGGTGAGGCGCGCCAACTCAGCAATGGGCACTTGCTTTACGAATACAGTCATCTAGGATTGGTCGAAATCGATATGCTTGGGAATGCGGTGGCGCAATGGCAAGCAGCGGCCCTCAAAACGCCCGTACTTCCCGGTGCAACGCCGGTCGATACGGCAACGATGCACCACGACATGGCCCAAATGCCCAATGGCCACTTTTTGACATTGTCGACGACCGCCGTCATGATGTCGCACTATCCCACGAGCGAAATCGACCCCGAAGCTCCGCCCGGCAAAGCGACGGTCATCGTCGATAACGTGGTGGAATTCGATCGCAAGGGCACGATCGTACGCACGTGGGACATGAGCGACATGCTCGACCTGAAGCGAATTGGGTACGACTCGTCGAGTCCCTTCTGGGATGTGTTTTACCCCGGTCATGCCGGCGGAACGAAAGATTGGTCGCACGCCAACGGCATTGCGTACTCCGAAGAGGACGATAGCATCGTCGTGTCGCTCCGAAATCAGGATGCCATCGTCAAATTCAGCCGCGAAACTGGCAAACTGGCGTGGATCTTCGCGCCTCCGGCGAATTGGAAGAGCCCATGGCAAGAACTGCTCCTATCGCCCGCTTCGCAGTTGGAATGGCCATATCATCAACATGCTCCGAAACTCGGCCCGAACGGAAAATTGTTGCTCTTCGACAATGGCAATTGCCGCGCATCACCGTTCGAGGTCCGTGTTCCGGCCGAGCAGAACCATAGCCGCGTCGTGGAATTCCGCATCGACGAGGCCGCCAAAACTGTAACACAAGAATGGTCCTACGGCGGAAGCGATACGGAAATATTTTATTCGCCTTTCTTGGGCGAAGGCGATTGGATGCCCACCACGGGCAACATCCTGGTTGCCGACGGCGGACACGTCGTCGACGAGCACGGCACTCCGAGCGATTCCATCATCCTCGGGCACAAATGGGCGCGGATTTTCGAAGTGACTCGCGAGGACAAACCTCGAAAAGTGTTCGAGATTCGCATCAAGGCAGCGAACACCGCCGGGTTTGGCGGATGGTCGATCTATCGAGCGGAGCGGATTCCGCACCTTTATCCATAA
- a CDS encoding trypsin-like peptidase domain-containing protein — MKSVVKVLRSPSASADSVAFEPPVVRVQARFGNTWAAWGSGFFIGQWPSSIITARHVVALPQGIAPSDVKAEAFICGVWTKLEVVAIAFPEGGNAAPDVAIVRIQGTCTTGLQAATMDGPCRVEIWGYPLGVGRTTSGLPAVVGTRAFPGAGQLRIERPGRAGMSGGPVVAVSDAGSPLAAVGIYLGTSPNGAKARVLIDDFLFAAKDAAMNAIA, encoded by the coding sequence ATGAAGTCCGTCGTCAAAGTGCTGCGATCGCCGTCGGCGAGCGCAGATTCGGTCGCTTTCGAGCCGCCGGTCGTGCGTGTGCAAGCACGTTTCGGCAATACTTGGGCCGCGTGGGGGTCGGGATTTTTCATTGGCCAGTGGCCCTCGTCCATCATCACGGCGCGTCACGTCGTCGCGCTTCCCCAAGGCATTGCTCCAAGCGACGTGAAAGCCGAGGCATTCATATGCGGCGTCTGGACGAAGCTCGAAGTAGTCGCGATTGCATTTCCCGAGGGTGGAAACGCTGCGCCCGATGTCGCAATCGTGCGGATCCAAGGAACTTGTACCACCGGCCTACAAGCTGCCACGATGGATGGACCTTGCCGTGTCGAGATTTGGGGATATCCATTGGGCGTCGGCCGTACCACCTCGGGTTTACCCGCGGTCGTGGGCACTCGCGCGTTTCCTGGAGCGGGCCAATTGAGAATCGAACGCCCGGGACGCGCTGGCATGAGCGGGGGACCCGTCGTCGCGGTATCCGACGCTGGAAGTCCTTTGGCCGCGGTTGGCATTTATTTGGGAACGTCCCCGAATGGAGCCAAGGCGCGTGTTTTGATCGACGATTTCTTATTTGCTGCCAAAGACGCTGCCATGAATGCCATCGCGTAA